Proteins encoded within one genomic window of Chitinophaga parva:
- a CDS encoding KUP/HAK/KT family potassium transporter: protein MVKNLNKVSFAGLIIALGIIYGDIGTSPLYVFKAIIGNNPVSDLLVIGGVSCIFWTLTLQTTIKYVILTLKADNKGEGGIFSLYALVRRHAKWTVIFCMIGGAALLADGIITPPITVTSAIEGLRTLNVFADLSQITIVKIVLGIIIVLFVMQQFGTKSIGKLFGPIMIIWFAMLGVLGLSHVTDDWSIFKAFSPHYAIELLTTYPKGFLILGAVFLCTTGAEALYSDLGHCGRGNIRVSWVFVKTCLLLNYLGQGAWLLTHRGEVIGSDTNPFFQIMPGWFVIYGVVIATMASVIASQALISGSFTLISEAMRLNLWPKLKINYPTEMRGQLYIPGINLMLFVGCVAIVLIFQESGRMEAAYGLSITICMLMTSCLFAFYMYTRRVRLIWIWLYLVVYFVVEFSFLFANLVKFMHGGYVTVVVAGALFLVMMVWFRSRKIKNRYVEFVKLEDYLPILQELSNDTTIPKYATHLVYMSSADNPKEIEHKVIYSILNKKPKRADLYWFVHVDVVDEPYLCEYSVQTIIPNEVIRVEFRLGFRVEQRINLMFRMVVEDMVRNKEVNIVSRYESLSKNNVMGDFQFIVMEKFLSHDNDLPLYERLIMRAYFFLKKISLSEERGFGLDSSYVTIEKYPLVVAPVTNVQLKRVRNNI from the coding sequence GTGGTAAAGAACTTAAACAAGGTCTCCTTCGCCGGCCTTATCATTGCACTCGGCATTATCTACGGCGATATCGGTACTTCTCCACTCTACGTTTTCAAAGCCATTATTGGGAATAACCCTGTTAGCGACCTGCTGGTGATTGGCGGGGTGTCCTGCATTTTCTGGACCCTCACCCTCCAAACCACCATCAAGTACGTGATACTGACCCTGAAGGCAGATAACAAAGGGGAAGGGGGTATCTTTTCCCTGTACGCCCTCGTCCGGCGACACGCCAAGTGGACGGTTATTTTCTGTATGATAGGCGGCGCCGCCCTGCTGGCAGACGGCATTATCACTCCCCCGATCACCGTTACTTCTGCAATAGAAGGTCTCCGTACACTCAATGTATTTGCAGACCTCAGCCAGATCACTATTGTAAAGATCGTATTGGGCATTATCATCGTGCTCTTTGTAATGCAGCAATTCGGTACCAAATCCATCGGTAAGCTTTTTGGTCCTATCATGATCATCTGGTTTGCCATGCTGGGGGTATTGGGGCTTTCGCACGTTACAGACGACTGGTCTATTTTCAAAGCATTCAGCCCGCACTACGCAATAGAATTGCTTACCACTTATCCCAAAGGGTTCCTCATCCTGGGCGCCGTGTTCCTGTGCACTACCGGTGCGGAAGCGCTGTATTCGGACCTGGGGCACTGTGGCCGTGGCAATATCCGCGTATCCTGGGTATTTGTAAAAACCTGCCTGCTGCTTAACTACCTGGGCCAGGGTGCCTGGTTGCTCACCCACCGCGGTGAGGTGATAGGCAGCGATACGAATCCTTTCTTCCAGATCATGCCAGGATGGTTTGTGATCTACGGCGTGGTGATTGCCACCATGGCCTCCGTGATCGCATCGCAGGCGCTGATCTCCGGCTCATTTACTTTGATCTCTGAAGCCATGCGCCTTAACCTGTGGCCCAAGCTTAAGATCAACTATCCCACTGAAATGCGTGGCCAGCTGTACATCCCCGGCATTAACCTCATGCTGTTTGTAGGCTGCGTGGCCATTGTACTGATATTCCAGGAATCCGGCCGCATGGAAGCCGCTTATGGCCTGTCTATCACCATCTGTATGTTGATGACCTCCTGCCTGTTTGCCTTTTATATGTACACGCGGCGCGTGCGCCTGATCTGGATCTGGCTTTACCTGGTGGTCTACTTCGTGGTAGAATTCTCCTTCCTGTTTGCCAACCTCGTGAAATTCATGCACGGTGGTTATGTAACCGTAGTGGTTGCCGGCGCCCTGTTCCTGGTCATGATGGTATGGTTCCGCTCCCGCAAGATCAAGAACCGCTACGTGGAGTTTGTGAAGCTGGAAGATTACCTGCCCATTTTGCAGGAGCTTAGCAACGATACCACGATCCCCAAATATGCCACCCACCTGGTGTACATGAGTAGCGCCGATAACCCGAAGGAAATTGAGCATAAGGTGATCTACTCCATCCTCAATAAGAAACCCAAGCGTGCAGACCTGTACTGGTTTGTGCACGTGGATGTGGTGGATGAGCCTTATCTCTGTGAATACTCTGTGCAGACCATCATTCCCAATGAAGTGATCCGCGTGGAGTTCCGCCTGGGCTTCCGCGTGGAACAGCGCATTAACCTCATGTTCCGCATGGTGGTGGAAGACATGGTACGTAATAAGGAAGTGAACATCGTGAGCCGCTATGAGTCCCTGAGCAAGAACAACGTGATGGGGGATTTCCAGTTCATCGTTATGGAGAAATTCCTGTCGCATGATAATGACCTGCCACTGTATGAGCGGCTGATCATGCGGGCTTATTTCTTCCTGAAGAAAATAAGTCTTTCAGAGGAGCGTGGCTTTGGATTGGATTCCAGCTACGTAACCATTGAGAAATACCCGCTGGTGGTGGCGCCGGTGACAAATGTGCAGCTGAAGCGGGTGCGGAATAATATTTAA
- the htpG gene encoding molecular chaperone HtpG, with translation MQKGAIRVQTENIFPIIKKFLYSDHEIFIRELVSNAVDATQKLKTLASAGEFKGELGELEIRVAIDKEKKTLTISDRGVGMTAQEVDKYINQVAFSGAEEFLDKYKGQGDGTNIIGHFGLGFYSSFMVSNKVEIISQSYQDAPAVRWECDGSPEYTLEETTRAAGRGTDIVMYINEESEEFLDEGRVRGMLEKFCRFLPVPIMFEDRQVNNTHPAWTRKPSELTDEDYKNFYRELYPFGEPPLFWIHLNVDYPFNLTGILYFPKITKSFEIQKDKINLYSNQVFVTDQVNDIVPEFLMLLHGVIDSPDIPLNVSRSYLQGDPNVKKINGYITRKVADKLDEMFRADRKAFEEKWEFISLFVKYGMMTDDKFLDKANKFHLFQDVNGATFFTLEEYRTAATALQTNKEGKLIILYATAPVQQDAYIQAAQAKGYVVVKLDTLVDAAFINQAEQKWENVQFTRVDADIADNLIDPAEKTDSVLLADQETKLKSLFEEQVKPAHIKVEIKGLSAEAQPVIVTRPEFMRRMKDMAAVGGAGMSWYANMPDEINMTVNGNHPIYQDILAQGDAGKQEKLVKNLADLALLSQGLLTGADLTAFINRSVELLKQ, from the coding sequence ATTGGTAAGTAACGCTGTAGATGCCACGCAAAAGCTGAAAACACTGGCCAGCGCAGGCGAATTTAAAGGCGAACTGGGCGAGCTTGAGATCCGTGTGGCGATTGATAAAGAAAAGAAAACACTCACCATCTCCGACCGGGGTGTGGGCATGACCGCACAGGAAGTGGATAAATACATTAACCAGGTAGCCTTTTCCGGTGCGGAAGAATTCCTGGATAAATACAAAGGCCAGGGCGATGGCACTAACATTATTGGTCACTTTGGCCTTGGGTTCTATTCTTCTTTCATGGTGAGCAACAAGGTGGAAATTATTTCGCAGTCCTACCAGGATGCCCCCGCCGTACGCTGGGAGTGTGATGGCAGCCCGGAATATACCCTGGAGGAAACCACCCGTGCCGCCGGCCGTGGTACAGACATCGTGATGTACATCAATGAAGAAAGCGAGGAATTCCTGGATGAAGGCCGCGTACGTGGCATGCTGGAAAAATTCTGCCGCTTCCTGCCGGTGCCCATTATGTTTGAAGACCGCCAGGTGAACAACACCCACCCCGCCTGGACCCGCAAGCCCAGTGAGCTTACGGATGAAGACTACAAAAATTTCTACCGTGAGTTGTATCCCTTCGGGGAGCCGCCCCTGTTCTGGATCCACCTCAACGTGGACTACCCGTTCAATCTCACCGGTATCCTGTATTTCCCCAAGATCACCAAGTCTTTTGAGATCCAGAAAGACAAGATCAATCTGTACTCCAACCAGGTATTTGTAACAGACCAGGTAAATGATATTGTGCCGGAATTCCTCATGCTGCTGCATGGGGTGATAGACTCCCCGGACATCCCGCTGAACGTGAGCCGCAGCTATCTCCAGGGCGATCCCAATGTGAAAAAGATCAATGGCTACATTACCCGCAAAGTGGCTGATAAGCTGGATGAAATGTTCCGTGCAGACCGCAAGGCGTTTGAAGAGAAATGGGAATTCATCAGCCTCTTTGTGAAGTATGGCATGATGACCGATGATAAATTCCTGGACAAGGCCAATAAGTTCCACCTGTTCCAGGATGTGAATGGCGCTACCTTCTTCACTTTGGAAGAATACCGCACGGCTGCTACAGCACTGCAAACTAACAAGGAAGGGAAACTTATCATCCTGTATGCTACTGCTCCCGTGCAGCAGGATGCTTACATCCAGGCCGCCCAGGCAAAGGGTTACGTGGTTGTGAAACTGGATACCCTGGTGGACGCCGCGTTCATTAACCAGGCGGAGCAGAAGTGGGAGAATGTACAGTTCACCCGTGTGGATGCAGACATTGCCGATAACCTCATTGATCCCGCTGAAAAAACGGACAGTGTGCTGCTGGCAGACCAGGAAACCAAATTGAAATCCCTCTTTGAAGAGCAGGTAAAACCCGCTCACATCAAAGTGGAAATAAAAGGCCTGAGCGCAGAAGCCCAGCCCGTGATCGTAACCCGCCCCGAGTTCATGCGCCGTATGAAAGACATGGCGGCCGTAGGGGGAGCTGGAATGAGCTGGTATGCAAACATGCCGGATGAGATCAACATGACAGTGAATGGAAACCACCCCATTTACCAGGACATCCTGGCCCAGGGGGATGCCGGCAAGCAGGAGAAGCTGGTGAAAAACCTGGCAGACCTGGCGCTGTTGTCGCAAGGCCTGCTCACCGGCGCAGATCTTACTGCGTTCATCAACCGGAGCGTGGAGTTACTCAAACAGTAA
- a CDS encoding polyprenyl synthetase family protein, translating into MEDIKRLIRKELQDFEVKFADAVKSHVPLLDRIMHYIVKRKGKQIRPMFVLLSAKMFQQDIQEGTYRAAALVELLHTATLVHDDVVDDANERRGFFSINALWKNKVAVLVGDYLLSKGLLLSLNNHDYRTLQILSEAVKEMSEGELLQFEKTRKLDIKEDIYFEIIRRKTASLLASACAAGAWSASGDDTVTEKMRLFGEKVGIAFQIKDDLFDYGSDNVGKPTGIDIREKKMTLPLIYTLQHASQETRRHIIYIVKNQNTDKDKVNEVISMVKSAGGIEYAHEQMLRYRDEALAILHSLPDSDIRQGLEQLVRFTTDRKF; encoded by the coding sequence ATGGAAGACATTAAACGATTGATCAGAAAGGAATTGCAAGACTTCGAAGTAAAGTTTGCCGACGCCGTAAAGAGCCACGTGCCCTTACTTGACCGGATCATGCATTACATCGTGAAGCGCAAAGGTAAGCAGATACGGCCGATGTTTGTGCTTTTATCCGCAAAGATGTTTCAACAAGATATCCAGGAAGGTACTTACCGCGCCGCTGCCCTCGTTGAATTACTGCACACCGCCACCCTTGTACATGATGATGTGGTGGACGATGCCAACGAAAGACGCGGATTCTTCTCTATTAACGCTTTATGGAAGAATAAGGTTGCAGTACTGGTAGGAGATTATTTATTATCCAAAGGCCTGCTCCTCTCCCTCAATAACCACGATTACCGCACCTTGCAGATCCTCTCCGAAGCTGTAAAGGAAATGAGCGAAGGGGAACTGCTCCAGTTTGAAAAGACCCGTAAACTGGACATCAAGGAAGATATCTACTTTGAGATCATCCGCCGCAAAACGGCCTCCCTCCTGGCCTCTGCCTGTGCCGCCGGCGCCTGGAGCGCCAGCGGCGATGACACCGTGACGGAGAAAATGCGCCTCTTTGGTGAAAAAGTAGGCATCGCATTCCAGATCAAGGACGACCTGTTTGACTACGGGTCCGATAACGTAGGCAAACCCACCGGCATAGACATCCGCGAAAAGAAAATGACACTGCCGCTCATTTACACCCTGCAACACGCTTCCCAGGAAACCCGCCGCCACATCATTTATATAGTAAAGAACCAAAACACCGACAAAGACAAGGTGAATGAGGTGATCAGCATGGTGAAATCTGCCGGCGGTATTGAATACGCCCACGAACAAATGCTGCGCTACCGCGATGAAGCCCTGGCCATCCTGCATAGCCTCCCAGACAGCGACATCCGGCAAGGACTCGAACAGCTGGTCCGCTTTACCACGGATCGCAAATTCTAG
- a CDS encoding OmpA family protein, with product MASKKYLLLAGAATMLAASSAFAQVKPTGYDPLDSTKVSSKNQAQENSFLNHESNFPSKPRNQWELGLHGGLSLIDGTIPPQPGFGGGISIRKALGHTFSLRAEYTGSIDKGQDYRAHRNSVNPVPAGGGANPWAAYGANNIYVPNYKTQTHQLSLDVLMSLNNIMFYRAQPKINWYVLAGYSILSADVDVDALNGNGAIYDYSGVNFNGKRSDIRKAVKDIRDGDYEQNAPSEGNRLSLGRHNDNQLLRHALDLGTGVAFKVSKRFNIGIEEKVTMPFTAYLDGYAGPGGATKDFYSYTNVRFNFNLGNPSKRVEPLWWINPLEYAYSELNAPRHMKLPTPVLPDADGDGVTDQFDREPNTPAGAPVDVHGVARDTDGDGVPDYKDKELITPTYCAPVDADGVGKCPDPECCKNIQPKATCSSLVLPSVSFKGSATKVSNDAQAILASVAATLKSNPTCNVLVTGHAGAKGKKGGVDLSSRRVDAIIDYLADKQGIDRGRFIKQNTAGDSNTVDLAPAN from the coding sequence ATGGCAAGCAAAAAGTACTTATTACTGGCGGGAGCGGCCACTATGCTGGCGGCCTCTTCGGCCTTTGCGCAAGTTAAGCCCACCGGCTATGATCCCCTGGATTCAACTAAAGTATCCTCCAAGAACCAAGCGCAGGAAAACTCTTTCCTCAACCACGAATCAAATTTCCCCTCTAAGCCCAGAAACCAATGGGAATTGGGTCTGCATGGTGGTCTGAGCCTGATCGATGGTACTATTCCTCCCCAGCCTGGCTTCGGTGGTGGTATCTCTATCAGAAAAGCACTGGGTCACACCTTCTCGCTGCGCGCTGAATACACTGGTTCTATCGATAAAGGCCAGGATTACAGAGCACACAGAAACTCTGTTAACCCTGTTCCGGCAGGTGGTGGTGCAAACCCCTGGGCTGCTTACGGCGCTAACAACATCTACGTTCCGAACTACAAAACGCAAACACACCAGCTGTCTCTGGACGTGCTGATGTCTCTGAACAACATTATGTTCTACAGAGCACAGCCCAAGATCAACTGGTATGTACTGGCTGGTTACTCCATCCTGTCTGCAGACGTTGACGTGGACGCCCTGAACGGTAACGGTGCTATCTACGATTATTCCGGTGTTAACTTCAACGGCAAGCGTAGCGACATCCGTAAAGCTGTGAAGGACATCCGTGATGGCGACTACGAACAGAACGCACCTTCTGAAGGTAACCGTCTGTCCCTGGGCCGTCATAACGACAACCAACTGCTGCGTCACGCACTGGACCTGGGTACTGGTGTAGCTTTCAAAGTTTCTAAACGCTTCAACATCGGTATTGAAGAGAAAGTTACCATGCCTTTCACCGCTTACCTGGACGGTTATGCTGGTCCCGGCGGTGCAACCAAGGACTTCTATTCTTACACCAACGTACGCTTCAACTTCAACCTGGGCAACCCCAGCAAACGTGTTGAGCCCCTCTGGTGGATCAACCCGCTGGAATACGCTTACAGCGAGCTGAATGCTCCCCGTCACATGAAACTGCCTACTCCCGTTCTGCCTGATGCTGACGGTGACGGCGTAACCGACCAGTTCGACCGCGAACCGAACACGCCTGCAGGTGCTCCTGTTGACGTTCACGGTGTAGCTCGTGATACTGACGGTGACGGTGTTCCTGACTACAAAGACAAGGAACTGATCACTCCGACCTACTGCGCTCCTGTTGACGCTGATGGTGTTGGTAAATGCCCGGATCCTGAGTGCTGCAAGAACATCCAGCCGAAAGCTACCTGCTCTAGCCTGGTACTGCCCTCCGTATCTTTCAAAGGTTCTGCTACCAAGGTATCTAACGATGCACAGGCTATCCTGGCCAGCGTAGCTGCTACCCTGAAATCTAACCCCACTTGTAATGTACTGGTTACCGGCCACGCTGGTGCTAAAGGCAAGAAAGGTGGTGTAGACCTGAGCAGCCGTCGTGTAGACGCTATCATCGACTACCTGGCTGATAAGCAAGGTATCGACCGCGGTCGCTTCATCAAGCAGAACACTGCTGGTGATTCTAACACCGTAGACCTGGCTCCCGCTAACTAA
- a CDS encoding carboxylesterase family protein — translation MIKPLKAFPLLGILAILVSVSITACTKQGTDVIPSKPSDTTKPVTPPPPVADSFQLRDTGVSIITMPQPVGNMSQYLQYIPAGYNDKKTYKWPLVFFLHGVGEMGYDASILKSVGLCKVAPGKPFIVIAPQAHANWWNNDALVQFYQQIIKQYHVDTSRIYLTGLSMGGYGTWTLAISHPKWFAALVPISGGGDSSQVKVLKNVPVWDFHNADDPTVAVQNSRMMVAALKAAGGNVQYTENPTGGHDAWTKAYASADLYTWMLAQKKP, via the coding sequence ATGATAAAACCGTTAAAAGCTTTCCCGCTTTTGGGAATACTGGCTATCCTTGTATCTGTTTCCATCACGGCCTGCACCAAGCAAGGCACGGATGTAATACCTTCCAAACCCTCCGATACTACTAAACCCGTAACACCACCACCTCCCGTGGCAGACAGCTTCCAGCTGCGCGATACCGGTGTCTCCATCATCACCATGCCGCAGCCTGTTGGCAACATGAGTCAATACCTGCAGTATATCCCGGCTGGGTATAATGATAAGAAGACCTATAAATGGCCGCTTGTTTTCTTCCTGCATGGCGTGGGGGAAATGGGGTATGATGCCAGCATCCTGAAAAGTGTGGGATTGTGCAAAGTGGCACCTGGCAAACCTTTCATCGTTATTGCGCCACAGGCGCATGCAAACTGGTGGAACAATGATGCCCTGGTGCAGTTTTACCAGCAGATCATTAAACAATACCATGTGGATACTTCCCGTATTTATCTCACCGGTTTAAGTATGGGCGGCTACGGCACCTGGACCCTGGCTATTTCCCATCCCAAATGGTTTGCAGCCCTTGTGCCTATCTCCGGCGGTGGCGACAGCTCGCAGGTGAAGGTGCTTAAGAATGTGCCGGTGTGGGATTTCCATAACGCTGATGATCCCACGGTGGCGGTGCAAAACTCCCGCATGATGGTGGCTGCGCTGAAGGCCGCCGGGGGCAATGTACAATACACGGAAAATCCTACCGGCGGACATGACGCCTGGACGAAAGCATATGCAAGCGCGGATCTGTATACCTGGATGCTCGCGCAGAAGAAGCCTTAA
- the recJ gene encoding single-stranded-DNA-specific exonuclease RecJ, which yields MQKRWTVKRYQHKAEQALQNALKVHPLLCRLLVQRGVTTFDQARLFFRPTLADLHDPWLMKDMDKAIARIADAIHHGEKILVYGDYDVDGTTAVATVYAFLQDFYKNIEFYVPHRYREGYGISLTGVEYARENDFSLVIALDCGIKSVELITYAKEHGIDFIICDHHLPDAILPPAVAILNPKQDDCPYPYKELSGCGIGFKLICAMAQRRQMPMEKAYAYLDLVATSIAADIVPMTGENRVLTFHGLVKVNTNPLPGIKALIELSKLKDKLTIANLVFVIAPRVNAAGRMDDARKAVNLFIETDEAAAEAIAAQLHADNDDRKAQDDSVTREAVALIQDEILLNQKKSTVLYQPHWHKGVVGIVASRLIDKYYYRPTIILTQSNDKVAGSARSVSGFNVYEAIHQCKDLLENYGGHFYAAGMTLKPENVEAFRQRFEEVVSSSIDPDLLTPEIVIDTELNFSDITPKFFNILDQFEPLGPDNLRAVFMARQVFDTGYSRIVKDEHIKFSVRQGRNGVVLSGIGFFMAEKFPCISTTRPFDMVFTVEKNEWQGNTSLQLKVIDIRPSR from the coding sequence ATGCAGAAACGGTGGACAGTAAAGCGATATCAGCACAAGGCGGAGCAGGCACTGCAAAACGCCTTGAAGGTCCACCCGCTCCTTTGCAGACTGCTGGTGCAGCGCGGCGTTACTACCTTTGACCAGGCGCGCCTCTTTTTCCGGCCCACCCTGGCCGACCTGCACGATCCATGGCTGATGAAGGACATGGACAAAGCCATTGCCCGTATTGCAGACGCCATCCACCACGGGGAAAAGATCCTGGTGTACGGCGATTATGACGTAGACGGCACCACCGCTGTGGCAACCGTGTACGCATTTCTACAGGACTTCTACAAAAACATAGAATTTTACGTTCCGCACCGCTACCGCGAAGGTTACGGCATTTCCCTCACCGGCGTGGAATACGCCAGGGAAAACGATTTCTCACTGGTGATAGCGCTGGACTGCGGTATTAAATCAGTGGAGCTGATCACCTACGCCAAGGAACATGGCATAGATTTCATCATTTGCGACCACCACCTGCCCGATGCCATCCTGCCCCCGGCGGTGGCCATCCTCAACCCGAAACAGGACGACTGCCCTTATCCTTACAAAGAACTCAGTGGCTGTGGCATTGGCTTTAAACTGATCTGCGCCATGGCACAGCGCCGCCAGATGCCCATGGAAAAGGCCTACGCCTACCTGGACCTGGTGGCCACCAGCATTGCGGCAGATATTGTGCCCATGACCGGCGAGAACAGGGTGCTCACCTTCCATGGCCTGGTGAAAGTGAACACCAACCCGTTACCCGGCATCAAGGCCCTCATTGAATTGAGTAAGCTCAAAGACAAACTGACCATTGCCAACCTGGTATTTGTAATAGCCCCCCGCGTAAATGCGGCAGGCCGCATGGACGATGCCCGTAAAGCGGTAAACCTCTTCATTGAAACCGATGAAGCGGCCGCAGAAGCCATTGCTGCACAACTGCATGCAGACAATGATGACCGCAAAGCACAGGACGACTCTGTGACCCGGGAAGCCGTGGCCCTCATCCAGGATGAGATCCTCCTCAACCAGAAAAAATCAACGGTGCTCTACCAGCCCCACTGGCACAAAGGTGTAGTGGGCATTGTAGCCTCCCGCCTTATTGATAAATATTATTACCGGCCCACCATCATCCTCACGCAAAGCAATGATAAGGTGGCCGGCTCCGCGCGCTCCGTGAGCGGCTTTAATGTATATGAAGCCATCCACCAGTGCAAAGACCTGCTTGAAAATTACGGGGGCCACTTTTACGCCGCCGGCATGACCCTGAAGCCGGAAAACGTGGAAGCCTTCCGCCAGCGCTTTGAAGAAGTGGTATCCAGCAGCATAGACCCGGACCTGCTTACCCCCGAAATAGTGATAGATACGGAACTGAATTTCAGTGACATTACCCCCAAGTTTTTCAATATCCTCGACCAGTTTGAGCCCCTGGGACCAGACAATCTCCGGGCCGTGTTCATGGCCAGGCAGGTGTTTGACACCGGGTATTCCAGGATCGTGAAAGATGAGCATATCAAGTTCTCTGTGCGCCAGGGGCGCAATGGAGTGGTGTTATCCGGCATTGGTTTTTTTATGGCGGAAAAGTTTCCCTGCATTAGTACCACCCGCCCTTTCGACATGGTGTTCACCGTGGAAAAAAACGAGTGGCAGGGCAATACCAGCCTGCAACTCAAAGTGATCGACATCCGTCCCTCCCGTTAA
- the ftsZ gene encoding cell division protein FtsZ: MIHFDLPKEKSSIIKVIGIGGGGSNAVNHMYNQRIEGVNFIICNTDAQAIANSPVPNKVQLGPHLTQGLGAGANPKIGEQATEESFEEIKKILEVNTKMAFITAGMGGGTGTGGAPIIAKICKELGILTVGIVTTPFSYEGKKRMAQADDGVNRLKEYVDTLLIISNDKLRQKFGDLKFKAAFEKADNILATAAKCITDVINSTGQINVDFADVCTVMRNGGVAILGAATAEGENRAQKAIEDALTSPLLNDNDIRGAKWILLNISSSEGEFEHTLDEMDIIQAYVQSQAGEDCDVILGVGYDATLDRKLGVTIIATGFEQNPISQQFPQRSNDGQPVTPVHTAATIQEVQPEPQKIVMTLGGEGEEHKMTQNKQTQMFTEQDAMAPRLVEPVAQQPVSQPFYPVQPVAVNPVQRYNMDIEPIPNVVPPTQHVSVTPPTSTGNGAYVGGFTPKPGHTYIAPADANPADDEPRMEMVFRDETPAAPQQPQFPTPPADDIQDEQKRKQAERVAKLRSISFNVKNMENNQEIENVPAYIRRNVDLQNGTANAGDFYSNYTVNNQAEINTINTFLDGKKPD, translated from the coding sequence ATGATACATTTTGATCTTCCAAAAGAAAAGTCTTCCATCATCAAGGTGATCGGCATTGGCGGTGGCGGGAGCAATGCGGTGAATCATATGTACAACCAGCGCATTGAAGGGGTGAACTTTATTATTTGCAACACCGACGCCCAGGCCATCGCAAACAGTCCTGTGCCTAACAAGGTGCAGCTGGGACCGCACCTGACGCAGGGGCTTGGCGCGGGCGCCAATCCCAAGATCGGTGAGCAGGCAACAGAAGAATCTTTTGAGGAGATCAAAAAGATCCTCGAAGTAAATACAAAGATGGCCTTTATTACAGCCGGCATGGGCGGCGGCACCGGTACCGGTGGCGCGCCTATCATTGCCAAGATCTGTAAGGAACTGGGCATCCTCACCGTAGGCATTGTAACCACGCCCTTCTCGTACGAAGGCAAGAAGCGCATGGCACAGGCAGATGACGGTGTGAACCGCCTGAAGGAATATGTGGATACGCTCCTCATCATCTCCAACGATAAACTGCGCCAGAAGTTTGGTGACCTGAAATTCAAGGCCGCTTTTGAAAAGGCAGATAACATCCTGGCCACCGCTGCGAAATGTATCACGGATGTGATCAACTCCACCGGCCAGATCAACGTGGACTTTGCAGACGTTTGCACCGTCATGCGTAACGGGGGCGTGGCCATCCTTGGCGCTGCCACCGCAGAAGGTGAAAACCGTGCCCAGAAAGCGATTGAAGATGCACTGACCTCCCCCCTGCTGAATGATAACGACATCCGTGGTGCCAAGTGGATCCTGCTCAATATCTCTTCTTCCGAAGGTGAATTTGAGCACACCCTTGATGAAATGGACATCATCCAGGCATATGTACAAAGCCAGGCCGGCGAAGACTGCGATGTGATCCTCGGTGTGGGCTATGACGCTACCCTGGACCGCAAACTGGGCGTTACCATCATTGCCACCGGCTTTGAGCAAAATCCCATCAGCCAGCAGTTCCCGCAGCGCAGTAACGACGGACAGCCCGTTACGCCCGTCCACACCGCCGCCACCATACAGGAAGTACAGCCCGAGCCCCAGAAGATCGTAATGACACTGGGTGGCGAAGGGGAAGAACATAAGATGACCCAGAACAAGCAAACACAGATGTTCACCGAGCAGGATGCCATGGCACCCCGCCTGGTAGAGCCCGTGGCGCAGCAGCCTGTGTCCCAGCCTTTCTACCCTGTACAACCGGTAGCGGTAAACCCTGTGCAGCGCTACAACATGGACATTGAGCCCATCCCTAATGTAGTGCCGCCCACGCAGCACGTATCTGTAACACCGCCCACCAGCACCGGCAACGGCGCTTATGTAGGAGGCTTTACACCCAAACCCGGCCATACTTACATTGCCCCCGCGGATGCAAATCCTGCAGACGATGAGCCGCGCATGGAAATGGTGTTCCGCGATGAAACGCCCGCAGCGCCCCAGCAGCCACAGTTTCCCACGCCTCCCGCAGATGACATCCAGGACGAGCAGAAACGCAAACAGGCAGAGCGTGTGGCAAAGCTGCGCAGCATCAGCTTTAATGTAAAGAACATGGAAAACAACCAGGAAATAGAGAACGTACCTGCTTACATCCGCCGCAACGTGGACCTGCAGAACGGCACCGCAAATGCCGGCGATTTCTATTCCAACTATACGGTAAATAACCAGGCCGAGATCAATACCATTAATACTTTTCTCGACGGTAAAAAACCCGATTGA